One genomic window of Danio rerio strain Tuebingen ecotype United States chromosome 24, GRCz12tu, whole genome shotgun sequence includes the following:
- the serpinb1l3 gene encoding serpin peptidase inhibitor, clade B (ovalbumin), member 1, like 3 isoform X1: MEPLSAAHARFCLSLFQKISDGDSSQNVFFSPLSISAALSMLSLGAAGNTKDQMSQTLHFDGAESQIHAGFTKLLTEMNRAGAPHTLSLASRLYGEQSCRFQETFLSDTRRLYGAELQPLDFISQPEASRGIINRWVEQQTHEKIRDLLAEGSVDSLSRLVLVNAVYFKSSWERKFLEEHTHEQQFRTSRNESKPVQMMFQKGRFPLAFIPDVNCQILELPYAGKELSMLVLLPNAMEDDGTGLEKLERALTLETLTDWTRSDMMDVLEVEVSLPRLRVEERLELKPLLVELGMPDAFDPQRADFSGVCAGGELLLSTVVHQSFLEVNEEGTEAAAATAAVMMTRCLMRAERFCADHPFLMLIRHNPTGSLLFYGRVCNP, translated from the exons aTGGAGCCTCTGTCCGCCGCGCATGCGCGCTTCTGCCTCAGCCTCTTCCAGAAGATCAGCGATGGAGATAGTTCGCAGAATGTGTTTTTCTCCCCGCTCAGCATCTCTGCGGCGCTCTCGATGCTTTCCCTCGGAGCTGCTGGAAACACCAAAGATCAGATGTCTCAG ACGCTGCACTTTGATGGAGCCGAAAGCCAGATCCACGCCGGCTTCACGAAGCTACTGACCGAAATGAACAGAGCCGGAGCGCCGCACACACTGAGCCTCGCCAGCCGGCTGTACGGAGAGCAGTCCTGCCGCTTCCAGGAG ACGTTTCTGTCGGACACGCGGCGTCTGTACGGGGCGGAGCTGCAGCCACTGGACTTCATCAGTCAGCCGGAAGCGTCACGGGGGATCATCAACCGCTGGGTGGAGCAGCAGACGCACG aGAAAATCCGGGATCTGCTGGCGGAGGGCAGTGTGGACTCTCTGAGCCGGCTGGTTCTGGTCAACGCTGTTTACTTCAAGAGCAGCTGGGAGAGGAAATTCCTGGAGGAGCACACACACGAGCAGCAGTTCCGGACCAGCAGa AATGAGTCTAAGCCGGTGCAGATGATGTTCCAGAAGGGCCGGTTTCCTCTGGCCTTCATCCCGGATGTGAACTGTCAGATTCTGGAGCTTCCGTATGCTGGGAAGGAGCTGAGCATGCTGGTGCTGCTGCCTAACGCCATGGAGGATGATGGCACCGGGCTggagaag CTGGAGCGTGCGCTGACCCTGGAGACGCTGACGGACTGGACGCGGTCAGACATGATGGATGTGTTGGAGGTGGAGGTGTCTCTGCCGCGGCTGCGGGTGGAGGAGCGACTGGAACTGAAGCCGCTGCTGGTGGAGCTGGGCATGCCGGACGCCTTCGACCCGCAGCGGGCAGATTTCAGCGGAGTATGTGCGGGCGGAGAGCTGCTGCTGTCCACGGTGGTGCACCAGTCCTTCCTGGAGGTGAACGAGGAGGGCACGGAGGCGGCGGCGGCCACGGCGGCGGTGATGATGACCCGCTGCCTGATGCGGGCTGAGCGCTTCTGTGCTGACCACCCATTCCTGATGCTCATCCGACACAACCCGACCGGCAGTCTGCTGTTCTACGGCCGCGTCTGCAATCCCTGA